In the Thermodesulfovibrio yellowstonii DSM 11347 genome, one interval contains:
- the dnaB gene encoding replicative DNA helicase, which yields MAYLKEIENSVDRLPPQSLEAEQAVLGAIILEGESITKAIEIISPEDFYSERHRKIYQAMLELFDKNEPIDLITLTEHLKDKGELEETGGLGYLSNLATVVPTSANIRYHAKLIREKALLRSVIRACTEIVTKVYEEPEDAEEMIDYAERLIFEISEKRTNTSFYNMKDVVKQTFKIIESMYEKKAVITGVSSGFKDLDELTSGFQPGDLIIIGGRPGMGKTAFSLNIAQHVGIELGEPVAFFSLEMSKEQIAMRLLSSIAMVNSSALRKGFISKRDWERITDAAVKLSEAPIYIDDSSQMSVLEIRAKARRLKMEKGRLGLIVIDYLQLMRSRNNYDVREQEIADISRSLKAMAKELKVPVIALSQLNRSVEKTSDRRPTLANLRESGAIEQDADVIIFLYRDEVYNKKNPANKGKAEVIVAKQRNGPTDIVYLTFLNDYTRFLDYTDKYMGTEIEEEV from the coding sequence ATGGCTTATTTAAAAGAGATAGAGAATTCTGTTGATAGACTTCCACCACAAAGCCTTGAAGCTGAACAGGCTGTGCTTGGTGCAATTATTCTTGAAGGCGAATCAATAACAAAGGCAATTGAAATAATCTCGCCAGAAGATTTTTATAGTGAGCGACACAGAAAAATATATCAAGCAATGCTGGAGCTTTTTGATAAAAATGAACCAATTGACCTTATCACCCTTACAGAGCATTTAAAGGACAAAGGAGAACTTGAAGAAACTGGAGGACTTGGTTATTTAAGCAATCTTGCAACAGTTGTTCCCACATCTGCGAACATAAGATATCATGCCAAGCTTATAAGAGAAAAGGCTCTTTTGAGGTCAGTTATTCGTGCTTGCACAGAGATTGTTACAAAGGTTTATGAAGAGCCTGAAGATGCTGAGGAGATGATTGATTATGCAGAAAGATTGATTTTTGAAATATCAGAAAAAAGAACAAATACAAGTTTTTATAATATGAAAGATGTTGTTAAGCAAACTTTCAAGATAATAGAGAGTATGTATGAGAAGAAGGCGGTAATAACAGGTGTTTCTTCAGGATTCAAAGACCTTGATGAGTTAACATCTGGCTTTCAACCTGGTGATCTGATAATTATTGGTGGAAGACCCGGAATGGGTAAAACAGCTTTTTCATTGAATATTGCCCAGCATGTTGGAATAGAGCTTGGTGAACCTGTTGCTTTTTTCAGTCTTGAGATGTCTAAGGAACAGATTGCAATGCGGCTTTTAAGTAGCATTGCAATGGTAAATTCTTCAGCTTTAAGGAAGGGATTTATCAGTAAGAGAGACTGGGAGCGAATTACAGATGCCGCAGTCAAGCTTAGCGAAGCTCCGATTTATATAGATGATTCATCTCAGATGAGTGTTCTTGAAATAAGGGCAAAGGCAAGAAGGCTTAAAATGGAAAAAGGTAGACTTGGATTGATTGTTATAGACTATCTTCAACTTATGCGAAGCAGAAATAACTATGATGTAAGAGAACAGGAAATAGCTGATATATCTCGTTCACTTAAAGCTATGGCAAAGGAGTTAAAAGTTCCTGTTATTGCATTGAGTCAGCTTAATCGTTCAGTTGAAAAAACTTCTGATAGAAGACCTACTCTGGCAAACTTGAGAGAATCTGGAGCTATTGAGCAAGATGCTGATGTAATAATCTTTCTTTACAGAGATGAGGTATATAACAAGAAAAATCCTGCTAATAAAGGGAAAGCTGAAGTAATAGTGGCGAAACAAAGAAACGGACCTACTGATATAGTTTATCTTACATTCCTGAATGATTACACAAGATTTCTTGACTATACAGACAAATATATGGGAACAGAGATAGAAGAGGAAGTATAA
- a CDS encoding response regulator, with the protein MSKKVLIIENNRFVRDFLAECLRAWGYESETTAIITESWSTYNFIIADYITIKELNLLDRISEIALDRPVIITSTINCPQEEVLKEKAFCINKPFSVNEFKEILKIVDEGFHKELL; encoded by the coding sequence ATGAGTAAGAAAGTTCTTATTATTGAAAATAATAGATTCGTCAGAGATTTCCTCGCAGAATGTCTTAGGGCATGGGGCTACGAGTCAGAAACTACAGCAATAATTACAGAATCATGGTCAACCTATAATTTTATTATAGCTGATTATATAACAATTAAGGAATTAAATCTTCTTGATCGTATATCAGAAATAGCTTTAGATAGACCTGTTATAATAACATCAACTATAAATTGCCCTCAAGAAGAAGTTTTAAAAGAAAAAGCTTTCTGCATTAATAAACCTTTTTCTGTTAATGAGTTTAAGGAGATTTTAAAAATCGTTGACGAAGGATTTCATAAAGAATTGCTGTAG
- a CDS encoding twin-arginine translocase TatA/TatE family subunit, with product MFGLGTQELLIILVIVIVLFGATRLPQIGRGIGEAIKNFKKATSEKDEIDVTPKKDNTEEKK from the coding sequence ATGTTTGGATTAGGCACACAGGAATTATTGATTATCCTTGTTATAGTAATTGTTCTCTTTGGAGCAACGAGACTACCTCAGATTGGCAGGGGAATTGGTGAAGCAATAAAGAATTTCAAGAAAGCAACGAGCGAAAAAGATGAAATTGATGTGACTCCAAAAAAGGATAATACTGAAGAGAAAAAATAA
- the era gene encoding GTPase Era gives MKCGYVALIGRPNVGKSTLINTVIGEKVSIVTEKPQTTRNRITGIKNLPNAQIIFIDTPGIHKPRHKLGEFMVKEAQEAMDMVDLIVFMVEPEAPGNDELSIIERLKKLNKPVILAINKIDTVAKQNLLPLIELYNDLHPFQEIIPISALKKDGIERLVERIIFYLPDSPILYPEDMLTDQAERFMVAEFIREKIMKYTHDEIPYSVAVDIERWEETEKLISIGANIYVEREGQKIIIIGKKGERLKKIATEARLDIEKFLGTKIFLEVWVKVRKKWRQKDMLLKSLGY, from the coding sequence ATGAAATGTGGATATGTTGCATTAATTGGTAGACCTAATGTAGGCAAGTCAACGCTTATTAATACAGTTATTGGTGAAAAGGTTTCAATTGTAACTGAAAAGCCTCAGACAACAAGAAATAGAATCACCGGAATTAAAAATCTTCCTAATGCACAGATTATATTTATTGATACACCAGGGATTCATAAGCCAAGACATAAACTTGGTGAGTTTATGGTTAAAGAAGCTCAAGAAGCAATGGATATGGTTGACTTAATAGTGTTCATGGTAGAGCCCGAAGCACCGGGAAATGATGAACTTTCAATAATTGAAAGACTGAAAAAGCTTAATAAACCTGTTATTCTTGCAATTAATAAGATAGATACTGTAGCAAAACAGAATCTTCTTCCATTAATAGAGCTTTATAATGATCTTCATCCATTTCAGGAAATTATTCCAATTTCTGCACTTAAAAAAGATGGAATTGAAAGATTAGTTGAAAGAATTATTTTTTATCTGCCAGACTCTCCCATTCTTTATCCTGAAGACATGCTTACTGACCAGGCAGAACGGTTCATGGTTGCTGAGTTTATAAGAGAAAAAATTATGAAATATACACATGATGAAATACCCTATTCAGTTGCAGTTGATATTGAAAGATGGGAAGAAACAGAAAAATTAATCTCCATAGGAGCAAATATTTATGTTGAAAGAGAAGGTCAAAAAATTATTATAATAGGAAAAAAGGGCGAACGATTGAAAAAAATTGCAACAGAGGCAAGACTTGATATTGAGAAATTTTTAGGAACAAAGATTTTTTTGGAAGTATGGGTTAAGGTTAGGAAAAAATGGAGACAGAAAGACATGTTATTGAAATCACTGGGGTATTGA
- a CDS encoding TrmH family RNA methyltransferase: MNSQMKLIQSPENPLIKEIKKIKETQRRKIFFEGVHLVETSLVSDYVFTEKVFVTEKFIEKQKNFLEILQEKKIPVIIISEKVAKTISDTVTPQGVFAIADFKIKNINDLSNPTFIVIADRIQDPGNIGTIIRAAEAFGAEAVLVTHGTCNPFSNKALRASAGSIFFLPVIKVTVKEIEEFVSKYGLNLVITDLKATISSFNMDFTKPLAIVFGNESKGVSQDLRAIKHTSCKIPHKGKAESLNVAMAATAILYEILRQRFLKSP, translated from the coding sequence TTGAACTCACAGATGAAATTGATTCAGAGCCCTGAAAATCCTCTGATTAAAGAAATCAAAAAGATAAAAGAAACTCAGAGGAGAAAAATTTTTTTTGAAGGAGTTCATCTTGTAGAAACCTCTCTGGTTTCAGATTATGTTTTTACTGAAAAAGTTTTTGTTACAGAGAAATTTATTGAAAAACAAAAAAATTTTTTAGAAATTCTTCAGGAGAAAAAAATACCAGTAATAATAATATCAGAAAAAGTTGCAAAAACTATTTCTGATACAGTTACTCCTCAAGGAGTTTTTGCAATTGCTGATTTTAAAATTAAAAATATTAATGATTTATCAAATCCAACTTTTATTGTAATTGCTGATAGAATTCAGGACCCTGGTAATATTGGGACAATTATACGTGCTGCAGAAGCTTTTGGTGCAGAGGCTGTTTTAGTTACACATGGAACATGTAATCCTTTTTCAAACAAGGCTTTGAGAGCTTCAGCAGGAAGTATTTTTTTTCTTCCTGTAATAAAGGTTACAGTGAAAGAAATTGAAGAATTTGTTTCTAAATATGGACTTAATCTTGTAATAACAGATTTAAAGGCAACGATATCTTCGTTTAATATGGATTTTACAAAACCATTAGCAATTGTTTTTGGAAATGAATCTAAGGGAGTAAGTCAAGATTTAAGAGCAATAAAGCATACAAGTTGTAAAATTCCTCATAAGGGAAAAGCTGAAAGTTTGAATGTTGCTATGGCTGCTACAGCAATTCTTTATGAAATCCTTCGTCAACGATTTTTAAAATCTCCTTAA
- the amrB gene encoding AmmeMemoRadiSam system protein B, whose amino-acid sequence MIKRRPSVAGYFYPSNSKELLQEIEEYMPTTLKIDAFGAICPHAGYVYSGSVAGAVYSKLKPKEIFILIGPNHTGYGENVALMTEGEWEIPLGSIKIHSELAKKIIEKSPLAKDDIHAHLHEHSLEVQLPFIYKLNPEAQIVPITLKMLSLKDCLSLAQGIVLAVNELNFRDKVVVVASTDMSHYLPDELARKVDSLAVEKIRHFDPEGLYNTVLEHGISMCGFVPTVTMLYTTKLLGAKEIQVIKYTTSAEVSRDYDKVVGYLGAIVY is encoded by the coding sequence ATGATTAAGAGACGACCTTCAGTAGCAGGATATTTTTATCCATCAAATTCAAAAGAACTTTTACAGGAAATTGAAGAATACATGCCTACAACCCTTAAAATAGATGCTTTTGGAGCAATATGTCCTCATGCGGGTTATGTTTATTCTGGCAGTGTTGCAGGTGCTGTGTATTCAAAACTTAAACCAAAAGAAATATTTATTCTTATAGGTCCGAATCACACTGGCTATGGAGAAAATGTTGCTTTAATGACAGAGGGAGAATGGGAAATTCCTCTCGGTAGCATAAAAATTCATAGTGAACTTGCAAAAAAAATTATTGAAAAAAGCCCTCTTGCCAAAGATGATATACATGCTCATCTTCATGAACATTCACTGGAGGTTCAGCTTCCATTTATTTATAAACTCAATCCAGAAGCTCAAATTGTGCCGATAACATTAAAGATGCTTTCCCTTAAGGATTGTTTGAGTTTAGCACAAGGCATTGTTTTAGCAGTGAATGAGCTTAATTTTAGAGATAAGGTTGTTGTAGTTGCAAGCACAGATATGAGCCACTATTTGCCTGATGAACTTGCAAGGAAAGTTGATTCTTTAGCAGTTGAAAAGATTAGACATTTTGATCCAGAAGGACTTTATAATACAGTATTAGAACATGGAATATCCATGTGCGGTTTTGTTCCCACTGTAACGATGCTTTATACTACAAAACTTCTTGGAGCAAAAGAGATTCAGGTGATAAAATACACAACCTCTGCAGAAGTAAGCAGAGACTACGATAAAGTTGTAGGATACTTAGGTGCAATTGTTTACTAA
- the mobA gene encoding molybdenum cofactor guanylyltransferase, producing the protein MQLFTKIPLTAAILAGGKSSRMKRQKCLLSFDNEKIIDMIVTKLKDIFEELFIVTNFPELYFYTGITLLGDIYPFRGPMSGIHVAIKNSKHDIFAFACDMPFVKGEVICALSEKHIKEANTATVPSYNGKIYPLPGIYSRKLLDELEKLLLEDKLSMTKFLNDIGAEIVEVANLDKEGLSFININTEEDLENLKKGGIKCLD; encoded by the coding sequence GTGCAATTGTTTACTAAAATTCCTCTTACTGCAGCTATTCTTGCAGGTGGTAAATCTTCAAGAATGAAACGGCAGAAATGTCTTCTCTCTTTTGACAATGAAAAAATAATTGATATGATTGTAACAAAGCTGAAGGACATTTTTGAGGAGCTTTTCATTGTAACAAACTTCCCTGAGCTTTATTTCTATACAGGCATTACTTTATTGGGAGATATATATCCTTTTAGAGGACCTATGTCAGGAATACATGTGGCAATCAAAAATTCAAAACATGATATATTTGCTTTTGCCTGTGATATGCCTTTTGTAAAAGGGGAAGTTATTTGCGCTCTCTCGGAGAAACATATAAAGGAAGCAAATACTGCTACAGTTCCATCATATAATGGTAAAATTTATCCTTTACCTGGAATTTATTCCAGAAAACTTCTTGATGAACTGGAGAAATTGCTTTTGGAAGATAAACTAAGTATGACCAAATTCCTTAATGATATTGGTGCAGAAATAGTAGAAGTTGCAAATTTAGACAAAGAAGGATTATCTTTTATTAATATAAACACAGAGGAAGATTTAGAAAATTTAAAAAAGGGGGGCATAAAATGTTTGGATTAG
- a CDS encoding IS110 family transposase, with product MVYNYRGGVKVKERKSELSLVMQDRSECCSLSLRFLNLNGNIRSGTCITYHDDRLKEVLRKNQYTNKEGFIMSTYKVFIGIDVSKKYLNAAILNGDTTVTFKSLYCPEEFEKELNRHLKEIEKSELLIVMEHTGVYHLRLAHYLYESGYNVGVINPYSMRKFFEAKGKRAKTDKVDSIVIAEYGRQFFDGKLYRPKTEAQKQIETRLRLLDDFQRQINMVKNQREALSHVPMEGIKKVLRYYDGIIKALSSSMKKVEKEIQKLCREKFKKQRELLESIPGISDRAISVVVSMLRGFEGFSRAKEVGSFVGICPSPYESGDTVRGRGSIMKRGNSYVRKVFYMCTLSAIRVNVYCKGLYERLLKKGKSKKLALVAVGHKLLRQCFGVLRSGKEFNPSLVKST from the coding sequence ATGGTTTACAATTATAGAGGAGGAGTAAAAGTGAAGGAGAGGAAGAGCGAGTTGTCATTGGTCATGCAAGACCGTTCGGAATGTTGCTCCCTCTCCTTGCGCTTCCTGAACCTGAACGGGAACATCAGGTCTGGAACCTGTATTACTTACCACGATGATAGGTTAAAGGAAGTCCTCCGAAAAAATCAATATACTAATAAGGAGGGGTTTATAATGAGCACTTACAAAGTTTTCATAGGTATTGATGTATCAAAGAAGTATCTTAATGCAGCGATACTCAATGGAGACACTACAGTAACGTTTAAGAGCTTATATTGTCCAGAGGAATTTGAGAAGGAATTGAATAGGCATTTGAAAGAGATAGAAAAATCGGAGTTACTAATTGTTATGGAGCATACAGGGGTCTATCATCTAAGATTGGCTCATTATCTGTATGAGAGCGGATATAATGTAGGAGTGATTAATCCTTATTCAATGAGGAAATTTTTTGAGGCAAAGGGCAAGAGAGCAAAGACAGACAAAGTAGACTCCATAGTGATAGCTGAGTATGGGAGGCAATTTTTTGATGGGAAGCTATATAGACCTAAGACAGAGGCTCAGAAGCAAATAGAAACCCGGTTGAGGTTACTTGATGATTTTCAGAGGCAGATAAACATGGTTAAGAACCAGAGGGAAGCATTGAGCCATGTTCCTATGGAAGGCATCAAGAAAGTGCTAAGGTATTATGATGGGATAATAAAGGCACTGAGCAGTAGCATGAAAAAGGTAGAGAAAGAAATACAGAAGCTTTGCAGGGAAAAATTTAAGAAGCAGAGGGAATTACTTGAGAGCATACCTGGGATAAGTGACAGAGCGATAAGTGTAGTAGTATCAATGCTTAGGGGATTTGAGGGGTTTAGCAGAGCGAAGGAAGTAGGGAGTTTTGTAGGGATATGTCCCTCGCCGTATGAGAGTGGAGATACAGTGAGGGGGAGGGGAAGCATAATGAAGAGGGGCAACAGTTATGTGAGGAAGGTTTTTTATATGTGTACACTGTCAGCGATAAGGGTGAATGTATATTGCAAGGGATTATATGAGAGATTATTGAAAAAAGGGAAGTCAAAGAAGTTGGCATTGGTGGCAGTGGGGCATAAGTTGCTCAGGCAGTGTTTTGGAGTATTGAGAAGTGGGAAAGAATTCAATCCCAGTTTGGTAAAAAGCACTTGA
- the rplI gene encoding 50S ribosomal protein L9: MKVILKEDVHGLGRAGQTINVKDGYARNYLLPRGLALIADEKNLKVLEYQKKKFEEQAKKKRQDAESIAERLSALELTIKAKAGEDQKLFGSITAKDIAELLQKEGFLVDKKQINISEPIKRVGEHEVEVKLLSNLSAKLKINVVAE, encoded by the coding sequence ATGAAAGTAATTCTCAAAGAAGATGTTCATGGATTAGGCAGAGCAGGACAAACTATTAATGTAAAAGATGGATATGCAAGAAACTATCTTCTGCCAAGAGGACTTGCATTAATTGCAGATGAAAAAAACTTAAAAGTTCTTGAGTATCAAAAAAAGAAATTTGAGGAACAAGCAAAGAAGAAACGTCAGGATGCAGAATCAATAGCAGAGAGACTCAGTGCTCTTGAGCTTACAATTAAAGCAAAAGCTGGAGAAGATCAAAAACTTTTTGGCTCTATTACAGCAAAGGATATAGCAGAGCTTTTACAAAAAGAAGGTTTTTTAGTTGACAAAAAGCAAATCAATATTTCAGAGCCAATAAAAAGAGTAGGAGAGCATGAAGTAGAGGTCAAACTGCTTTCAAATTTAAGTGCAAAGTTAAAAATAAATGTAGTCGCAGAATAA
- a CDS encoding helix-turn-helix domain-containing protein, translating to MKIGEIIKRLRKAKGFSQMELAEKIGITYQQLQKYEKGKSKITVDRLIDIARALDVPLSAILSEIYKKENIEIYSEEEIVFLEYFRKISDPELRKSFLKIFEQLSKK from the coding sequence ATGAAAATAGGTGAGATAATAAAAAGACTCAGAAAAGCAAAGGGATTTTCCCAGATGGAGCTTGCTGAAAAAATTGGAATAACCTATCAACAGCTTCAGAAGTATGAGAAGGGAAAATCAAAAATAACAGTAGACAGGCTTATTGATATAGCAAGAGCACTGGATGTGCCATTAAGTGCAATTTTATCTGAAATATACAAGAAAGAGAATATAGAGATTTATTCTGAAGAAGAAATAGTTTTTCTTGAGTATTTTAGAAAAATCTCAGACCCAGAGTTAAGAAAATCTTTTTTAAAAATTTTTGAACAACTTTCAAAGAAATAG
- a CDS encoding pyridoxal phosphate-dependent aminotransferase: MIAERTKKVKPSPTLAVDSKAKELKAKGFDVVNFGVGEPDFDTPEHVKEAAIKAIRDGFTKYTPVGGIDELKEAIIDKLERDNGLKYGKENILVSCGAKHSLYNIAQALFGPGDEVMIPSPYWVSYPDQVLINDAQPVIVETYEEDNFMLQPEVLENKITPKTKALILNSPSNPTGFIYSKKVLEKVAEIALKHNIYIISDEIYEKLIYDDEKHISIASLGEEIKEKTIVVNGLSKSHAMTGWRIGYAAGPVEIIKTMTKIQSQSTSNPTSIAQKAAVAALSGPQDCVEKMRQEFERRRNYLVAGLNSIGGISCKMPKGAFYAFPNISKVLGKKVSNNQINSSMDLSIYLLEQAKVALVPGSAFGAEGYIRISYATSMENLSKGIERIRKALEELK, from the coding sequence ATGATAGCTGAAAGAACAAAAAAGGTTAAACCTTCACCTACTCTTGCAGTGGATTCAAAAGCCAAGGAATTGAAAGCCAAAGGATTTGATGTAGTAAATTTTGGAGTAGGAGAACCTGACTTTGACACTCCAGAACACGTTAAAGAAGCAGCAATAAAAGCAATAAGGGATGGATTTACAAAGTATACACCAGTTGGCGGAATAGATGAACTTAAAGAGGCAATTATTGATAAACTGGAAAGAGATAACGGACTTAAATATGGAAAAGAAAATATTCTTGTATCCTGCGGAGCAAAGCATTCTCTTTATAACATTGCTCAGGCATTGTTTGGACCAGGGGATGAGGTTATGATTCCTTCTCCTTATTGGGTTTCCTATCCTGATCAGGTTCTCATAAATGATGCCCAGCCTGTAATTGTAGAAACCTATGAAGAGGACAACTTCATGCTTCAGCCAGAGGTTCTTGAAAATAAGATTACACCAAAAACAAAGGCGCTCATTCTTAATTCACCTTCTAATCCAACAGGGTTTATTTATAGTAAAAAAGTTTTAGAAAAAGTCGCAGAGATAGCTTTGAAACATAATATTTATATTATTTCCGATGAAATATATGAAAAACTTATATATGACGATGAAAAACATATAAGTATAGCTTCTCTTGGAGAAGAGATAAAAGAAAAAACCATAGTGGTAAATGGATTGAGCAAGTCTCATGCAATGACAGGTTGGAGAATTGGTTATGCTGCAGGTCCTGTAGAAATAATAAAGACAATGACAAAAATTCAAAGTCAGTCTACATCTAATCCCACATCAATAGCTCAAAAAGCTGCAGTTGCAGCTCTTAGCGGTCCTCAGGACTGTGTTGAAAAGATGAGGCAGGAGTTTGAGAGAAGAAGAAACTATCTTGTAGCGGGATTAAACAGTATCGGAGGAATATCCTGCAAAATGCCAAAGGGAGCTTTTTATGCTTTCCCTAATATTAGCAAAGTGCTTGGCAAAAAAGTTTCTAATAATCAAATAAACTCATCAATGGATCTAAGCATATATTTACTTGAACAAGCTAAGGTTGCTCTTGTTCCAGGGTCTGCTTTCGGAGCAGAAGGCTATATAAGAATATCTTATGCAACAAGCATGGAAAATCTATCCAAAGGCATTGAAAGAATCCGTAAAGCATTGGAAGAACTTAAATGA
- the alr gene encoding alanine racemase, with protein MSRFLQAEINLKSLIHNFSKIKAHLRNTRVSCKIIAIVKADAYGHGAVEVARVFGLLGVDYLGVAFSEEAIVLREAGIKVPIIVLFDREIEGVFKYNLIPVIFDYRQAEFLSKEASRRGVILPVHIKVETGMGRLGIYENPCETIKKIAQLDNLKIDGVMSHFSRAEDLEWTQEQMKKFSKIREFLHNLGMKPLFHIANSQGLNYKEALFDAVRPGLMLYGYGAEGFIPCMTVKTKLLDIRKLPKGTPISYGGTFVTKKDSLIGVIPVGYADGYFRSLSNKAEVIVRGKRVPVVGTVCMDLTMIDLTDIQEVQIDDEVILLGKTGSEEITASHIAQWAGTIPYEVLTSFGGRARRKYIMEEEE; from the coding sequence GTGAGCAGATTTCTACAAGCAGAAATTAATTTAAAAAGTCTCATTCACAATTTCTCCAAAATTAAAGCTCACCTGAGAAATACAAGGGTATCCTGTAAAATAATTGCTATTGTTAAAGCAGATGCTTACGGACATGGTGCAGTTGAAGTTGCTCGTGTATTTGGACTTCTTGGAGTAGATTATCTTGGTGTAGCTTTTTCTGAGGAGGCTATTGTTCTAAGGGAAGCAGGGATAAAAGTCCCCATCATTGTGCTTTTTGACAGGGAAATAGAAGGCGTTTTTAAATACAATCTTATTCCAGTAATATTTGACTACAGACAAGCAGAGTTTTTATCTAAGGAAGCATCTCGTCGTGGGGTGATTCTTCCTGTTCACATAAAGGTTGAAACAGGAATGGGAAGGCTTGGTATATATGAAAATCCCTGTGAAACAATTAAAAAGATTGCACAGTTGGACAACTTAAAAATAGACGGAGTAATGAGTCATTTTTCCCGTGCAGAAGACCTTGAATGGACACAGGAACAGATGAAAAAATTCAGTAAAATAAGGGAATTTCTTCATAATTTAGGAATGAAACCTCTTTTCCATATAGCCAACTCTCAGGGATTGAATTATAAAGAAGCTTTATTTGATGCAGTAAGACCTGGGCTTATGCTTTATGGATATGGGGCAGAGGGCTTTATCCCATGTATGACTGTTAAAACAAAGCTTCTTGATATAAGAAAACTTCCTAAAGGAACACCAATTAGCTATGGAGGCACTTTTGTAACAAAGAAAGATAGCCTGATTGGTGTCATACCTGTTGGCTATGCAGATGGATATTTCAGGAGTCTCAGCAATAAAGCAGAGGTCATTGTAAGAGGTAAAAGGGTTCCTGTTGTTGGAACAGTATGTATGGACTTAACAATGATTGATTTAACAGATATTCAAGAGGTACAAATTGATGATGAGGTAATTCTTCTTGGCAAAACAGGCAGTGAAGAGATTACAGCATCGCATATAGCTCAATGGGCGGGAACAATACCCTATGAAGTGCTCACATCCTTTGGAGGCAGAGCACGGAGAAAATATATAATGGAGGAGGAAGAATGA